Genomic segment of Paenibacillus sp. FSL R5-0623:
AGGGGTTGTCCTCTCACTAAGTTTAATCATACGGAAGCGGCTGGATGCGTAGGTTATTCTTCGGTGTTGGTACCAGATGTACGACGTGTATTCCCTTCCAGTTCCGTAGAGACTTGCTTTGTTGGTTCCAGATCCGTATGTCCTGCGTAGGGGCGATCACTTCGAGAGCGTGTCCCAGTCAACCCGAAACCCGAAGTGAATATAATCAGCTGTAATCCAAGGGCGTAGGGCGCAGCAGCAGGTCCAATCAGATGGAGCAAGGAGCATAGCGCGATCAGCAAGGAGAGCATTTTGGTTACTGTACTTGACCTATCCCGTCGTGGGCTGGCCCAGAGCAGGTAACCATATATTATGGTGATCATCAGGGAAATTGCGCGAATCCATGGCAAGATGCTGTCCCATGAGTCTACATGGACGTCCAACATCCGCTGACGAAATACCAGATCTGAAACCAGAAAACCTGTAGCCGCCAGTGCGGCTGGTTCGGCTACGGGCCGAAGGATGGCCCAGACCGCTGTGCCCCAATGATCTGCATAAGTCTCCCGGCTGAGTTCATCCGATAATACGGTGCATTCCCGTTCCAGTGCTCTGTGCATCAGGCCAAGTCGGGCAGAATCATGATCCTTAATACAGTCACGGATCTGGTCCTGTAGCTGAGGGGATAGGTAAGATGCAGCTTTGCAGGCTAACATGGCTGTTATCAGATCATTATGTTCGTGTTCTGATCGTTCATAATTCCGATTTTCCTGGATGGTAAGTTGTCCCAAGAGGGCTGTACTTATGTATAATGTATCTCGTATCCTTCTCATTCGCCTTTCGTGGCTGCGGCGAACTTCAGTGGCAGACCATATGTATATCCCGAGAAGCAAAGCCATGACTCCAAACAGCACAGCCACAGCGCCTGGGCGCGATGTTAGATCTTCAATCCAACGTTGAAACACACTTGTTCCTCCTTTGCACCAACTTCACGTATCATGAAACACGCTTCACGTAAGCTTTCTCTCACTATTACACAGGAAGTAGATGAATTCAAGCAGAAAGGGGCACAATTCATGGATCATGTGAATATTGAACACACACCACCCGCAGCGGTGGAGTATCTTGCCTTGCGGCAGATTGCCGGCCTTAGTGCAATGAGCAGGGAAGGGGCGGAGATTGGATTACCGAATAGCCTGTTTGCCGTATGTCTGCGTGAAGAGGATGTGCTGATAGGCATGGGGCGAGTGATTGGAGATGGAGGTTGTTTCTTTCAGGTCGTTGATATTGCTGTACACCCGGATGTTCAGGGAATGGGATATGGAAGACTGATCATGAGCGAGATTATGAATTATCTGCGTGAAGCAGTACCTGCCCGTGGTCTGGTCAGTCTGCTGGCGGATGTTCCGGCTGATCGCCTGTATGCTCAATTTGGATTTGAATACACCAGCCCAAAATCGGAGGGTATGTGGTGGAGGCAGGGAGAAGAAGGACCGACTACCTAGCGGAACGAAAACTGAAATTTTAAGATAAGAATAGACTTATGTCGTATGAAATTATCTTAGTATAGCCGCATTTAGCGGCTTTTTTCATGATTCGTGTTGAGTGCTGGAGGAGAGAGGGGATACTTAAGAGTGTCGGTGCTTCTTCCGCTAGTTGAAGTAAAGATTATTTTTCTACATATAAGCTGTAAGAGATAGGTTTACAAGTTGTTCACATCCGGTTTAAGATGGCGTGAGCCGTTTAAGGTATATAACAATAGGATTAAGTATTAAAATAACGGTAAGTTGATGAGATGATATCTACAGAAAAGAGGGAATTCATATGAAAGTAACCATTTTTGGAGCAACCGGAGCGATTGGCAAGACGATACTGTGGGAGTTGATGGATCGTGGGCATGAAGTGACAGCGGTGGTGCGTGATCCGTCGAAGATTGAGATGGTACATGAGCGTTTGCGTGTAGAACAGGGAGATCTGCTTAACCCGGATCAGGTGGCTGATTTTGCAGCAGGACAAGAAGTGGTAGTGAGTGCGTATGGACCGAAGTTTGGAGAAGAAGAAGAGATGCTGGAAGTGACACGTTCGTTGATCGAGGGTGTGCGCCGGGCAAAAGCAGGACGTTTGGTTGTAGTTGGTGGAGCAGGAAGTTTGCTAACCGAATCCGGTGATATGCTGATGGATACGCCGGGATTCCCGGAGGAAGTCAAACCATTGGCAAGAGCACATGCAGAAGCATATGACCTGATTGAAGCATCAGGTATTCACTGGACCTACATGAGCCCTGCTGCGACAATCACAACAGGACGTCGGACAGGCCAGTTCCGGGTTGGCATGAACCGTGTGATTACGGATGATATCGGGGAAAGCTCGATTTCGGTTGGCGATTTTGCAGCGGCTTTGGTGGATGAACTGGACGATCCGCAATTTATCGAAGCTCGGTTTACGGTAGGTTATTAAGCGTAGACATGCTTTGGAATGGATGATTTAATCTGAAGGTCTCGTACACGGGATCGATAGAGTTTTCGATGATGTATCGAGTGGATCGTGGTAACTGGATGAGGTAAGAGGAAAGATAGCGATACACATATAAGATGCAGAGTTTAGGGGCAAAGTTGCTACTTTTAAGTATGAGATGAGCTTGTCACGGGGAGGGATGAACGTTGTTTATCGTAACTGCTGAACAGATGAGAGCTGTGGACGAACATACCATTCATCAGCTCGGTATTCCGGCAGCAAGTCTAATGGAGAATGCAGGCCGCGCCATAGCCGAGGAAGTGATCAAGCTGTGCCGGGAAGGGCAGGCAGAAGGCAGGCTTGCGGATTCAGGGCGGCTTGGCTATAGCAGCAAGACAGGTGCGCGGCGGGCACACACCGGGCCCGGTGATCGGCAAGGGTATGGTGGCGACATCATCGCCGATCCGGCGCTGGTGATGGAGCGCCCGGGAGATCAGCAGTGGTACATGCTGATCGGCAAGGGCAATAATGGCGGCGATGGGCTGGTGGCCGCGCGCCATTTGGTTGAAGCGGGGCTTGGCGTGACATTGGTCTACGCCGATGCCCCTGATGCACTGCGGGGCGAAGCCGCAGTGCAACGGGATGCCGCCGCGAAGCTTGGCATCCCTGTTCTTATCCACGGGCGCGAAGCCGTGGACTTCAGCCGGTGCACAGGCATCGTGGATGCGCTGCTGGGCACCGGCTCGCGGGGGGCGCCGCGAGGGGCTTACGCGGCGCTGATCGAGGCGGCGAACGACAGCGGCAAGCCGGTCGTGTCCGCCGATGTGCCAAGCGGGCTGGACGCCGACACCGGAGAGGTGTACGAGCCCTGCATTCAAGCCCGGGTGACCGTATGCCTCGCGTTGCTTAAGCGTGGGCTGGTGCAGTACCCGGGTGCTTCTGCCGCCGGGCGCATCGTGGTGCGCGCCATCGGCATTCCCGCGCGGCTTGCGCCAGAGCATGGCCCCTCGGTCCGTCTGCTGACGGACGAGGTGCTGCGCGGTGCGCTGCGCGTGGATACAGGCCGTCTCCGGACACCGGACGGCCACAAGGGCACCTACGGCCATGTGTTGCTGGCCGCAGGAAGTCTGCCGATGAGCGGCGCAGGCCTGCTCTCGGCCAAGGCCGCGTTGCGCGCAGGCTGCGGGCTCGCCACATGGGCGCTGCCCGCGGCACTGCTGCCGCATGTCATCGGCACCGTGCCCGAGCTCATGCTTGCTGTCGCCGCCGATGGCGACAGCGGCGAATGGAACGCGGCTTCCGCCTCCGCCGTGCTGCGTCTCGCGGAGAGCCGCGACGTGCTCGCGACCGGCCCCGGCCTCGGCCGCTTCAAGGGCGACACAGACTGGCTGCGCCGTCTGTGGCAACAAACGGATCGTCCGCTCGTCATCGACGCGGACGCCCTCAACATGCTGGCAGACGCTGGCCCAGATGGGCCTCGCGACTGGGGCCAGCGAAGTGCGGCGACAATCCTGACGCCGCACCCTGGCGAGATGGGCCGACTGCTGGGCATGTCGACCCAGGAAGTGCAGCGTGACCGCATTGGACACGCTGCACAATACGCCCGCGAGCAGGGCGTGACCCTTGTGCTCAAGGGAGCACGAACGGTCATCGCAACGCCAACTGGCGAGGCGTACATCAACACCACCGGGCACGCCGGCATGGCGACTGGCGGTGCCGGAGACGTATTGACCGGCATCATCGCCGGTCTGCTTGCCCAAGGGCTCAGCGCGGAGCAAGCCGCCGCGTTCGGCGTATATCTTCACGGACAGGCCGCCGAACGCGCAGCCCTGCTGCGCGGTGACCCGTCGTCCCTACTGGCCGGCGACATCATCGACGCATTGTGAGGATGGGGCAGGTGTGGGACAAGCTCGTCAGTGCTCTAACGAATCTTACACACCTTATGCCACGGTATACATGGAGGAGCAAAAGCTAACGAATCTCATCCACATTATTTCTGTGTATTTCAGAGAAAACACCTGAAAAACCGGACTAAATTAGAGAATAGAATGCCTAAGATTTGTTAGATTTTAGAATCTGCAATTAGTGACCCAATAAGGTTTGCTCAGTTTGTTAAACGTTTGGATCTGAAACGCTGATACCTTGTTATTAACTTTCGTGTCTGCTTACCGTCTTGCGCGTGCCTTGGGAACGATGATTAGATGAAACAACGATTAGCTACTGGAAAGGGGAGCCCTGCCATGATTCATGACGGAGACTCCCCTTTATTTGTTTTTATGTTTGTATGTTCATGCTACCTGATCCTGGCTCGCTTATAACCTGCCCACAACTTGCCTATAATCTGCATCTAAACGATATCTAAACTACTTCCGAC
This window contains:
- a CDS encoding GNAT family N-acetyltransferase, which codes for MDHVNIEHTPPAAVEYLALRQIAGLSAMSREGAEIGLPNSLFAVCLREEDVLIGMGRVIGDGGCFFQVVDIAVHPDVQGMGYGRLIMSEIMNYLREAVPARGLVSLLADVPADRLYAQFGFEYTSPKSEGMWWRQGEEGPTT
- a CDS encoding NAD(P)H-binding protein → MKVTIFGATGAIGKTILWELMDRGHEVTAVVRDPSKIEMVHERLRVEQGDLLNPDQVADFAAGQEVVVSAYGPKFGEEEEMLEVTRSLIEGVRRAKAGRLVVVGGAGSLLTESGDMLMDTPGFPEEVKPLARAHAEAYDLIEASGIHWTYMSPAATITTGRRTGQFRVGMNRVITDDIGESSISVGDFAAALVDELDDPQFIEARFTVGY
- a CDS encoding NAD(P)H-hydrate dehydratase, with the translated sequence MFIVTAEQMRAVDEHTIHQLGIPAASLMENAGRAIAEEVIKLCREGQAEGRLADSGRLGYSSKTGARRAHTGPGDRQGYGGDIIADPALVMERPGDQQWYMLIGKGNNGGDGLVAARHLVEAGLGVTLVYADAPDALRGEAAVQRDAAAKLGIPVLIHGREAVDFSRCTGIVDALLGTGSRGAPRGAYAALIEAANDSGKPVVSADVPSGLDADTGEVYEPCIQARVTVCLALLKRGLVQYPGASAAGRIVVRAIGIPARLAPEHGPSVRLLTDEVLRGALRVDTGRLRTPDGHKGTYGHVLLAAGSLPMSGAGLLSAKAALRAGCGLATWALPAALLPHVIGTVPELMLAVAADGDSGEWNAASASAVLRLAESRDVLATGPGLGRFKGDTDWLRRLWQQTDRPLVIDADALNMLADAGPDGPRDWGQRSAATILTPHPGEMGRLLGMSTQEVQRDRIGHAAQYAREQGVTLVLKGARTVIATPTGEAYINTTGHAGMATGGAGDVLTGIIAGLLAQGLSAEQAAAFGVYLHGQAAERAALLRGDPSSLLAGDIIDAL